In the genome of Carya illinoinensis cultivar Pawnee chromosome 13, C.illinoinensisPawnee_v1, whole genome shotgun sequence, the window atgggtttttggcgtgcgtggtaaaaatgtagttttgcggggcatgtgcatttgtttttcttgcatccatgttgtttgagttctatgtgtttttatctggtggtgtttgggtttacttacctgcggtaccatttttggttccgtagcttttggtgcaggagatgaggaggaggaggagaggctgagcccgaggatgcggctccgccgggttgctgatgttattctttgtatttgatattttattatatgcgtgttttgtaatattttatttatgtacgttttaaacagtttgtattacgttgagaacaattttggtacttagttatgactttcgttatccgctgcgtgtttctttgtacacatatgttgccttgcacacactcggcacccgtcgataggatggtgacccaggttgtcaccatccggacgtctcgattttcccgtgttcgggcgtggggatttgggggcgtcacaccatcTCTATTTGTTTCcaaaaactaataatttaaaatttttattttttttaaaattatatttataagttgtAAAACAAACTTTTTATGACATTgatatgacaaaatttaatctataattttttttaaaatttaaatattttataaattaaattctaTCTTATCAATAATATAAGAATCAAATTcacttataaatagaataatttattttttaaagacaCTGCTAATATGACTATCAATTATTAAATGTGAATACGTACaaatgaattttttcttttatttttttaaatattcttaatcattaaaaaaatataaatttattaataattgcttccttaattataaataaaaaaaatatatttatacatgatTACATTTTCTTTCCAGGACAATCCAATACTCCGTGTCTCCATCTTCGTTGTTATTTAGGTATCCCGCCGTGTCCATCACCCCTTTTTAGCGATAAACAATCAGGAAATCTTTTTTCCTGAGAAACCAACAATGGCTACTCTAATCACCTCCCAAGCTGTTCTTGTCCGTAGCCTCCTCCCAGCGCCAAACCTCAAAACCTCCTCCCATTCCCCTCGCCGCCATCTCCTATCTTTCCACAACCCCACCCCAAATCCCAACTCTCTCCGCCTCCCAACCAAACGCAACCCTATCCTTGTCGCTTCCGCTTCCGCTTCCTCTGCGTTCCCCACTCTTCCCCCAAAAACCTCACCGCTCCCTTCAGAGTCCCCGCTCACCCAAACCCTCACCACCATCGCAGCCATAGCCTTATCTTTTTCGACCCTTTTCAATAAGCTCTTCGAAAAATTTGCTCCCAAAATCACCGAACAAGTCGTTCTGCAGGGGAACTTATTCCGCACTGTCGGGCCGCTTTTCTTCGCGGCGCTAAAGAACCGTCCGACTGGGTACCTGAACACGCCGCTGACAGTGGTGGCCGCGGGATTGGCCAAGTGGCTCGACATCTACAGTGGGGTTTTGATGGTTAGGGTTTTGCTCAGCTGGTTCCCTAACATTCCCTGGGAACGTCAGCCCTTATCGGCGATTCGGGACCTCTGCGATCCATATTTGAACCTCTTCCGGAATATAATCCCACCCATCTTTGATACGTTGGACGTGAGCCCGCTTTTGGCTTTCGCGGTGTTGGGCACTCTTGGGTCCATACTTAATAGCGCTAGGCAGGTATACTGAAGAAGAGAGGATTGCTGGTGTTCTTTGATTCATGATAAggtaaggaatttttttttttttaattatcagtACAGGGTATGGAATAATAGTTTACTAGTTTCTCTTCCTTCGTTTTGTTTGGGTTCGGCATTATGTATAATAGAATTAAATATGGATGTATTTTCACAGCTTTGGATATTTCATTTTGGTATGTATCATTATGTTTTCTCATCTTGGTTTCTCATATTGGCTTCTTAGAGACagaaagagggagggagggagggtaATTCTTAAGAGCATCTGGATAGTGTAATTTTAGCATTCACTTGCTGGTTTCTCTGTCGAAGTTGGAATGATTAACACTCCTCATATTTTCTCACTATCTAGGCCTGTTTCTTGAAGAAACTAACGGCCCTTGATAAAATTAGCTAGTGAGTTTAGATTTACCATTTTGAAGATATAACTTGATTCTTTCAGGATGGGTAGTTCTTCCTTACTCATTTAGGATGGGAAGTTCTTACTAGAATGTGCTTGTACGTAAGCCATGGGCTATTTTGTTCTGTTAAACTTATTTGCATTGGATGAACGAATAAATAATGAGGCAATTTGAGGTTTTCTTGTTGCGAATTCCCTGAAGAGTCATTGCTGCTGTAATGATTTCCAACACTGCGATATTCTGCATGGATTTCTTTATAAGTAATCCTCTGTCTCACTTGGTTTGCAGGGAAAAGTGCTTGTAAAAGGATTTAAGTTTCCAGATGAATTTCAAAATCCTTATGGGTCTCAGGAATATCTATCATATCAATCTACCAGCAATATCTCAAACCTATTCTTCAGAGTGTTCTTTTTCACTTGTCAGCCCCTCTTCTGAGAGAGTAGGCACTCTATGCAAAGAGCGtttcatgggaaaaaaaaaatgagatcagACTTCTCTTCATGCGATTAGTTTCggcttttattatttatagttattattaaatttacaGTAATAATACATCAGACTAATTATATCGATGCTCTTGCTGCAGAGCAGCTCCCTCTTCTTGTGGCCTGTGGGCATGACCTCCATCTACTTTTTCCTTCCAAACGTTTTTTGttcctctttattttcttcattcgATTTTGCAATCTGTTTTTGATtggtaaacaagattttattgatgataagaaGGGCTCAAGTATTGGAGATATATACACGAGCAATGCTTGAGAGTGCTCATTTAGGAATAACGTTAAGTTATATATGCATGCGGTACATTTTATTTTGAGCATGGGAATGCCCATGAAGAGGCTACCCTCGTTGCTTAGATTTTAGATTCCAGGCAAGTATTTTAGGTTGGGATGACAATAAAAGTTGTTAAAGTAACTGCCACAAGTTCTCCAATCGATGGACCGGACAAAATTGAAATGGATATGGTGATATGGCAACATGAGCTTTGTTAATCGACATCCTTATATGCtacacattatatttttatattttaaatttaattttaatttttttttttggttttatttttcttaaattaattgaattttctattcattatttatatacaaacatttggtaaaagaaaaaaaataaaataggtgTTGTGTGTATTGTGTGGGGATGATAGGTAGAATTTTTCATGACAACATAGTTTAATTTACGAAATTGCTATCAGGGAAATTGCAACCATTGAAGTTGGCTTTGGTTCATGCCTGGAATCTTTGTTCAAGGTTGGACTGGTTTTTCGACCAAAACTAAAATATGTAAAGGAGATAAGTCAATTTTTTCTACccttttaccaaaaaaaaattagaagaaaggATCCAATTCGTGAATTTGGGTAAAGTCAAAAAGTTGGATACAAAGTATCAAaagaaaacaggaaaaaaaatgtcCTAGCCAAATTAAATTTTTGGGAGAAAGATGTAATATCAAAAGGATGTAATACATTGACAACTTCACACAAACTGAAAACTTTCCTACCTTAAAGAACACGTTTGTGAGAAAGCATTACAAAATTTACAACATTTGTTTACGTGTTGCAGCATATACATAGGAGATCCGTAGGAGAGACCCAAAACATTAGTTTTTACCAAAATAGGAGAGTAGGGTGGGCTGTTTGTCACCGGCACCCTTCACGTTTCCCTTCTTCCTTGCTGGAGTTGTGCACTGCTTAACAGTATTATCAGTCATTGGCTCTAAACCAGCTTTAAACGCCTCGTAGTCTCTCTTTACCTGGCACTTTGCTGTATCTTCATCTTCAGAATGTATGGTAATAGATTTTGAGTCTTGGCCTCCTTTATCAGTAATGGACGAAATTGCTGTGTTGTCCTCTGTATCAGTCTCTTTTTTCAAGCTCTTAGTTGGATCGATCCTGAAAGTTTCGGCTGAAGAGTTTTTCTCCTCTATGGTTGATTCTTGTTCTTCTTTAATTCCCTTTTTCGAGAAAAACTTAGAAATTAAATTATTCCCCTCCGACTTCAATTGTATCTGTACAGAAATGGTACAAACCACCAATTAGAGGTTTTCTTCTGTCATAAATAACAAATCACGAATATTCAAACTGAATGAAGTAGAAATAGTTCTAACACGAACATATGGAGTTATTTCCCCCAGAAAACCAAGTAAAATGACAATGCACTAGCAACAAAAATTCACAGcatactaaataataataataaaaagactcCAAAATTATTGACGCCCCAGGTTTTATTCCTAATCTCATGGATCGACGATTGACCTCGGTCATCATGTCACTTTCAACTCTTCACCTACATACATTCCTGCAAGACCCAAAAGCGGAAggaaaaacaactaaaaaagcAGAAAAATCTCCATGAGTGCCACTGCCAGAGAGAGTAGCAACATAAAAATCATTGATACTGAACGTAAACGGCTGATGGAGTCTTTTCTTAATGGCAAAACataacccaagtacataggaagcaTTTGAGAGAAAACCCCTAATTAAGAGGAGGAATAGATACATCAACTCCAAACACCTAATCAAGTCTTTTAATGGCAACTATAGATATTGGAGATCTAAACTGGATTCATCCAAATCCCAGACTGCATACACATCATGTGAAAGAGCCCTTTAAAATACGTTATTTTGAGatctttaatctttttttttgataggtaaaagaatttaaataaCAAATTTATCGACTCGAGTAGCCTCACCTCCTTAATGCACTCTGGTCCATCAAAAGATGACTTACCCATTGCAGGTGTTACTGGGTACCAGACCTGGAGATAGCCAGAAAAGAATATacatttgaaatatttgttcCATGGATACTTAAAAAGTGGCGaatattaatctaaaaaatcttgttatttcttatatttataaAGCTCTTACTAAATCTGGATCTTCGTATGGCTTAAGCACATCATCaaacttggaagatgaagaacaATTTAGCCATGTATCGATTGATCCCTTATCACCCAAAATAACAGGCATCCTGTCTGTAATGTTAGatcagtgaaaaaaaaaaaaaattagtatacCACCACTCAACTCTGGCAAAGTCTGGCAACATGGACAAATTATTTAGGAGATAGAAAGTAAACATCCCGCTTCAAACTCTTAAAAGAAAGAATTTGAAATAAGTAGGTAATCCAGCTTAACACCCATATTGATACTGTAATCTGTGAACTTGTCTAACgcaattttattgaaattaaaaaaataataataatttcatcaTTATCATCAGCTTGTGCAATCAAGGAGCAGGCCTGCTACGTGACTTCTTCTACTCATTTTGTTAAAACTTCAAACAGCAGAAAATTGATTAGCGCTTTCCCCATATAAATGTCAGATTCttcttatataaatttaatttggaAAGATAATAAATTCAGACGGTCATTCTTTAtggtagtaataataataaaagggaGAACTACAAGGATACTGACAGTCCATTTGTCTATGGGATTCAACTCGGCCAGTGTCGCAGAAGGCAAGTAAAAATGCACCACAAATACATCTTTTGTAGGAAGCAAGCACCACTCATTATGCTCCAAACTacttcaaatttaattgttcATTTTGGAAATAGAATTTTAATGAGTCTACACTACTCCAATTGAACATATCTTGCATATTCTGATTTTATGACACCTGTGGATACTTCAATTgtaaatgtttatttatttattttttattggtatACTTCAATTGTAAATGtaataaaccaaaaaagaaaaagaaaaaagagttagTGTGCTTTATTTTAATTGACATTTGAGTATCTTTTTAATAGCTATCTTTTTAGTAGAGTAGGTATGACATATAgacaaggaaaggaaaaaaaaaaaaaaaaaactgagttTGAAATAAGAATGGCTCACCATGCAACCAACGTAAAgctgaagatgaagaagttgtaaGAATAGTAAATGAGGAGAGTATCTCGCCTGCAGGAAACCATACGCTTATACAATTATCTGAAGTGAGTGTAATAAAACATTAGGCTTCATTGGAGGGGAAAACATGAAGGCAACTCAAGCAAACAAACATCAACAATTAGTGACAAAAGGAAGATAGAAAAACCAGAGTGACTACATTTGTTGACAGCATAATAGACATCTGATTCACtaatgaatttgaaattaatCGATATCAATTATTAGAGATAAGCAGACTAAAAATTTTGAACTACAGTAGTCTTCcaataaatacatctaaaagatgtgaaagaaacaaaaaaaagtggTTTACCTTCAGAGTTTTCCCATGAATCATACAGAGCAGCAAAAACGAGAGGCCGACCATCCTTAAAATGGATGTAGTATGGCTGTTTTTTTGGCCCATCTTTTTTCCACTCGTAGAATCTGGAGAACGAATTAGAGTCAAGTTATAGTGtgtgttagaatatattgtctataatgtgTTTGTATAGGGGTATATGTGTCTCTTTATTTTTAGGGTATATATATGTGCTTGTGTGTACACTGTGGATATAATAAAGTGAATATTGTTTTCTCCCCATTTcatctacatggtatcagagccgatTCTCACGAATCCGAGTTCTGAATGGGTTGAGAGTGTTTTCGAGTGTAGTTTGTGAGCTCATCGTGTTCTCCAGCGTGTCTTCGTGTGGTTTCCGTGTGGTATTTGTGCTCGCCGGCGCCGTGTGGTGGTTGAAGTGTTTTCCGGCCAATTTCCGGCATCATCTCGGGTACTGGACACCAGGGGTGAGCTCGCCGGCCGAGTCTGTTGTCCCCGAGCTTGGTTGCCGTCGTCTCCAGCCGCCGGAAGGGGTTACCATCCGCCGATCCAGTTCCGTTTGGTTGCAGGTAAACTCGTATTCCAGTTCTGGAGTAGAAATACTCCTGAACCTGTATAAAGTTTTATTCCAGGTTGGAATAAAACGTGTTTGGTAACACGGATAGATTAAACCTATCCTCGGTTAGGATAGGCTTATCCGACGCAGCCCAAACAAGCCAGACCCGGACCCGATCCGAGACCGACCCGGACCCGATCCGAGTCTGACCTGGACCCGATCCGAGACAGTGAATATCGGCCTTATACCGGGTCCGATCCGAGACAGGCACATATCGGCCATATACCGGCCGAAACAGGCCCGATACCGGCCGAAACAGAGCCGATTTCGGCCGATACAGTCCGGTTCTGGCCACTTTCAGGCCGATACATACCGGTTCCGAACCGGTACAACGCTTTTTTGACCGGTTCAGACTTATTTCACCCGATACAGGCTCGGGATTTGGGTTTTTCATCTGGATTTCTATGTTTCCAGATtgttttttttccagttttggTCCACGTTTCATGATTTTTATGTGAAATCTTTGTTTCTAAGTGGATTGTTGtgatatattggtatatttccCATGGCAAACAAATTTGAGTCAATGTCacttgcaccaaatattagtatGCCTATGACTTCGGTGAAgttaaatggaaagaattacatGTTGTGGTCAAGATCCGTTGAGATGTTTTTAAAAGGCAAGGGTCTTCGTCGTACTCATTTGATTGATCCTATTCCTGCTTCGACTAGTCCTAcatttgctcaatgggagcaGGAAGATGCTCAAATATTATCTCTGATGTTGAATAGTATTGAACCTAGTATTTGCTCAAGTTTAATGCATTTTGACACTGCTCAAGAGGTGTGGGGGCATCTTAAACAGATGTATTCAGGTGCTGGAAacataactcgtatttatgagttgtgtaaaCAATTCTTCGCGTTGGAACAGAATGCTTTGGGCCTGGAAGAATATTATTCTCAAGTGATGGGcatatgtgaagaactcaaagTGTATCAACCCGTCACTTCTGATGTTCCAAGTATGCTAAAACAACGagaagattttaatattgttcgcTTTCTTGTTGGCTTAAAACCGGAATATGAGTCAGTGCGTTCTCAGATTTTGGCAAGTCCACAGCTTCCGTCATTTCCTGATGTATTCTCTCGACTTCAACGAGCTACATCATCTTCTGATCAGAGTAACGAGAGATCTGCTTTAACTGCTTCCTATGTTGCTCCTGCTGGACGTGGAGGTCAGAGTGGAAGAGGTGCACGTGGGGGTGCACGTGGGGGAAGAGATAATCGCACTCGAGGTCGTGAATTTcgtaagtgcacccattgtggtcgcactaaccactcagtggattattgttgggatctacatggtagaccatctgggTCTGCTAATCGGAatctacatggtagaccatctgggTCTGCTAATCAAGCCACTGTTCAAGATGATCCACAGTCAACGAGCTCCAACAGATCTTCAGATATGATCAGTATATCAAAGGATGAGTATGAGCGGTTTTTGGGTCACACAGGGGCTTCATCTTCCACAGCTACTCTTACCCACTCAGGTATAGCATCTGCATGTCTTGTCTCACCTACTCAAGGTCCATGGATCATTGATTCAGGAGCTAACGAACATTTGACTGGTTTGTCTTCTGTCCTGTCTAAGTTAAATACTGTACCATCTGTAAAAAGTGTCactcttgctaatggttctcttgctaaagttacaggCATTGGATCCACTAAACTCACTGATTCCATATCCTTGTCATCTGTCCTACATGCTCCgagttttccttttagtttgtTGTCTATTAGTAGGATTACTCAAAGTCTACAATGTTCAGTGACTTTTTATCCCTCTTCATGTGTTTTTCAGGATCTCAAGACGGGGAACAAGATTGGTACGGGGCATGAAGCTGGTGGTCTGTATTATCTTGATGTTCAACAGTCACCCACTCGAGCTCTTACAACCCCCTCATCATCTGCTTTTGAATGGCACTGTCGCCTGGGTCAtccctcactttctcttttgaagtGTCAAATTAAGAACTTGGGGAGTGTGTCTCCCTTTTCTTgtgaagcgtgtcaacttagtaAACACCATCGTGTGTCTTTTGTTCCTCGTATTGATAAACGTGCATCGAGTCCTTTTAAATTGGTTCACtctgatatatggggaccaatcaacattgaatcaaacaagtttcaatattttgttacatttgttgatgactactCTCGTGTGACATGGTTGTTTTTGATAAAGGCTAGATCTGAActtctttccatatttcaaatgttctggaaacaaattaaaactcagTTTAATAAAAAGGTTCAGATTTTGCGTTCTGATAATGGTAGAGAATATCTATCTGGTGCCTTTGCTACTTACCTAAGTGATAAAGGAATTGTTCATCAAACATCATGTTCATATACACCCCAACAGAATGGGGTGGCAGAACGCAAAAATCGAcatttgttagatgtaacccGAGCACTATTGCTACATATGCATGTTCCTAAACGTTTTTGGAGTGATGGTGTTCTTACTGCTTGTCATCTTATTAATCGTATGCCTTCATCTGTTCTTAATGGTTCATCTCCCTTCTCCGTCTTGTTTCCGTCATCTTCACCTTTTTCTCTTCCACAAAAAATCTTTGGATGTGTTTGCTTTATTCATAACCTTGGTCCAGGCTTTGATAAACTTGACCCCCGTTCTACCAAGTgtctctttgttggttattctcagactcaaaaaggatatcGCTGCTATAGTCCTACTCTTAGACGCTATTTCACAAGTGCTGATGTTACCTTCTTTGAGTCCataccttttttttcaaatacatcTTCGAGTGTTGAGTGTGACCCTCTACCATTACCTACTCTTACATTATCTCCCTCACAATCTCCCTCACAACCGCAGGTTTACTCACGTCGCTTGCGGCCGCCGGCTCCCATGCCCCAACCAGTCGTGCCTCCATCTTCAGATCTTGAGTTGCCCCAACCCGTTGTGCCTCCATCTTCAGATCTTGAGTTGCCCCAACCAGTCGTGCCTCCATCTTCCGATCTTGAGTTACCCAGTACTTCAGACTCTCTACCTATTGCTCTTCGCAAAGGTAGTCGttcttgtgttactcaacatccTATTAGTCAATTTGTTTCATATCATGCCTTATCCCCTTCATTCTCATGTTTTACATCTCAAGTTTCAAAACTCTCTATTCCTAAGACACTTCAGGATGCATTATCTGATCCGGGATGGAGGACAGCTATGGAAAGTGAAATGGATGCTCTTTATCATAATGGcacatgggatcttgttccaCTACCACCTGGTAAACAACCTGTTGGCTGTAAATGGGTATACACTATCAAATTTCATCCTAATGGTTCTGTGGAACGTTTGAAAGCCCGCCTGGTTGCAAAGGGCTATACTCAAACCTATGGTATTGACTACGAAGAGACATTCTCTCCAGTTGCCAAAATCTCTTCTGTCCGAGTGCTAATCTCTCTGGCTGCTAATTTAGACTGGCCCTTATTTCAGCTGGATGTAAAAAATGCATTCCTCCATGGCGACTTGcatgaggaagtttatatggagcaaccacctgggtTTGTTGCTCAGGGGGAGTATCGAGGTACTGTATGCAGGTTGAAAAAGGCATTATACGGcttgaaacaatctcctcgagcatggtttggaAGGTTCTCTGATGCTGTATTGAACTTTGGTCTTCACAGATGCCAAACAGACCACTCGGTATTTCACTTGCATAGTGATGCAGGtcacattttgttggttgtatacgtggatgatattgtaattactAGAAGTGACTCTGCTGGAATTATTAGACTAAAgcaatttttacatgatcagtttcagacGAAAGACTTGGGCAAGCTTAGATATTTCCTTGGAATTGAAGTCAGTAGATCTAAAGAGGGCATCAACCTATCTCAGAGGAAATATGTACTTGATTTGTTAGAAGAAACCGGCATGTTGGGTGCACGACCTATTGACACCCCTATGGATCCCAATCgtaaattcttgaaagaagaaggGGAGCTGTTTAAAGATCTAGGTATGTATAAAAGACTTGTTGGGAAATTGAACTATCTTACCATCACTAGACCAGACATCtcttatgcagtgagtgtaCTGAGTCAGTTTTTACAAACGCCTAGGatctcacattgggatgctgtAGTTCATATTCTTCGTTATCTCAAGCGAGCACCTGGTCTTGGAATACTATATCGACCAAATGGACATCTTAGAGTTGAAGcattttcagatgctgattgggcaggatctcctttagatagaagatctactactggatattgtacctttgtaggaggtaacttggttacatggaagagtaagaaacaaacaGTAGTAGCTCGTTCTAGTGCGGAAGCGGAATACAGGGCAATGGCACATACtactagtgagctgacatggttacaaaactttcttcaagagattgggtttccagctcctATCCCTCTCCagctattttgtgataatcaagctgcacTGCATATTGCCTCTAACCCGGTAtttcatgagaggactaaacatatagagattgattgtcacttcattcgagataagatacTAAGTGCTGACATTGCTACGCCTTTTGTGAAGTCCGCAGATCAACTCGCAGATGTGTTTACTAAATCCTTGTGTTGGAGTCGATTAAAACCTATTTGTTTCAAACTGGATTTATATGATGTATATgccccagcttgagggggagtgttagaatatattgtctatagTGTGTTTGTATAGGGGTATATGTGTCTCTTTATTTTtaggatatatatatgtgcttGTGTGTACACTGGATATAATAAAGTGAATATTGTTTTCTCCCCATTTCATCTACAGTGTGGAATATCTGAAGcaatatacacatattaaactGCAGAAAACAAATGTAGATAGAGATACAAAAGCTGAAAATTTCTAGGTGGATGACCAAAAACCATATCACAGGAAATcctttcaacaaaataaaaaattctcttgAACGCTATGGAAACGAGAAAAGAGAATACCCTTCTACTGCCACAAGGCACCGACTCTTCGGGACTAAGCGCCGGAAAGAAGCCTTTTCATATATGGACTCAGATCGGGCATTAAACTGCAATGCAAGAAATCAAATCGTAAGGTTGTAGAGAAAAATAGGAAAAACATGTtattcaaaaagtaaaattcGATAGAGCATTCATAATCAAAATTTTACGCTTATTTAACTATAATTACCATTTTGTAGTGGTCAGGCTTCTCGGTCTTCTTAGTGAAACTGGGAACGAGTCCCCATATCATGCAATGAAGAACGACGCCATCACCATCACCTCCATCTTCCCGACGAACAACAGGAAAATTGTGTCCCGGTGAAACATTGTAGGATGGACTGTACCTATTTCAATCAATGAGAAACAGCAGCTAAATGCACCGGAAGTCAAAACAGCCATTTGGTTCCAGAGAAAACGCAAGAACATAGTGAAGGGTATCACGTTCACTAATTTCAGAATCGATATTTCAAAAATCTACCAAGGACTTGCAGTTAAAACCTTTCCTAACAACAGAGAGAAAATCGgtgccgagagagagagagagagagagagagagagagagtggggcgAACCGGTCCATGTGGACAGTGCGGACGGGCACATCGTTACGGTGGCAAGCCCTAGGGATGTCAT includes:
- the LOC122292578 gene encoding ylmG homolog protein 1-2, chloroplastic-like → MATLITSQAVLVRSLLPAPNLKTSSHSPRRHLLSFHNPTPNPNSLRLPTKRNPILVASASASSAFPTLPPKTSPLPSESPLTQTLTTIAAIALSFSTLFNKLFEKFAPKITEQVVLQGNLFRTVGPLFFAALKNRPTGYLNTPLTVVAAGLAKWLDIYSGVLMVRVLLSWFPNIPWERQPLSAIRDLCDPYLNLFRNIIPPIFDTLDVSPLLAFAVLGTLGSILNSARQVY
- the LOC122292576 gene encoding abasic site processing protein YoqW isoform X2 — protein: MCGRARCTLRADDIPRACHRNDVPVRTVHMDRYSPSYNVSPGHNFPVVRREDGGDGDGVVLHCMIWGLVPSFTKKTEKPDHYKMFNARSESIYEKASFRRLVPKSRCLVAVEGFYEWKKDGPKKQPYYIHFKDGRPLVFAALYDSWENSEGEILSSFTILTTSSSSALRWLHDRMPVILGDKGSIDTWLNCSSSSKFDDVLKPYEDPDLVWYPVTPAMGKSSFDGPECIKEIQLKSEGNNLISKFFSKKGIKEEQESTIEEKNSSAETFRIDPTKSLKKETDTEDNTAISSITDKGGQDSKSITIHSEDEDTAKCQVKRDYEAFKAGLEPMTDNTVKQCTTPARKKGNVKGAGDKQPTLLSYFGKN
- the LOC122292576 gene encoding abasic site processing protein YoqW isoform X1 — encoded protein: MCGRARCTLRADDIPRACHRNDVPVRTVHMDRYSPSYNVSPGHNFPVVRREDGGDGDGVVLHCMIWGLVPSFTKKTEKPDHYKMFNARSESIYEKASFRRLVPKSRCLVAVEGFYEWKKDGPKKQPYYIHFKDGRPLVFAALYDSWENSEDNCISVWFPAGEILSSFTILTTSSSSALRWLHDRMPVILGDKGSIDTWLNCSSSSKFDDVLKPYEDPDLVWYPVTPAMGKSSFDGPECIKEIQLKSEGNNLISKFFSKKGIKEEQESTIEEKNSSAETFRIDPTKSLKKETDTEDNTAISSITDKGGQDSKSITIHSEDEDTAKCQVKRDYEAFKAGLEPMTDNTVKQCTTPARKKGNVKGAGDKQPTLLSYFGKN